A region from the Fibrobacter sp. genome encodes:
- a CDS encoding pyruvate, phosphate dikinase codes for MPKVLNSLSTGLPGLDEVIQGIRPGDNIVWQVESIEDYIPFTEYFSRESQKTGNPLIYFRFADHHPLIADDIDALRYELHPEEGFENFISAIFSVIERVGFGACYIFDCLSELSVDWYSDRMLGNFFMLTCPYLYDYDTAAYFGLLRNHHMSAAIGAIHDTAQVIIDVHRKDERLYVHPQKVYKRYSPSMYTLHGWDGERFNTVMSSAIISEILECDPQPWLDFSVQRADIWTRNFTRAEMLVQGKYCSGNCEGEVEELKEQLLRMALSRDPRLLELARRYFDLADLVNIGRRMIGTGLIGGKSAGMLTARAILAKKAPQLYALLEVHDSFFIGSDVFYTYLVQNKCWWMRRKLKRSGSMYDGAEEMRERMLKGSFPKEIEEQFAQMLDYFGQFPIIVRSSSLLEDAYGNAFSGKYESVFCANQGTPRERLESFKQAVRTVYASTMSREALSYREHWGLMEHDEQMALLVQRVSGEMHGSLFFPHAAGVGFSFNPFVWNSDIDPSQGVLRLVFGLGTRAVDRADDDYTRIVALNAPLKRPETSLDEVRRYAQRRVDVINLTNNTTETHRFEDVIQQSPRVPVDIFAFRDEEMEQRGKEAGRDVFSYVLTFDKLLSDTGFCDAIRELLRVLHIAYDHAVDIEFTLNFLDDKSFRINLVQCRPFQVKGQFRSVNLPRGIPQERILMKTTGPVIGTSRDMTVERLIYVVPEVYGGMSMGDRYSVARLIGRLTHASVKKNEGRKAIMLLGPGRWGTTTPSLGVPVSFAEINTVAVLCEIASMHEGLVPDVSLGTHFFNDLVEMDMLYAAVYPGRTGSFCQENLIMSIPNRIGELVPDASIWSRAVHVIESGGEAGSMRLTIDSMKQEGMLYI; via the coding sequence ATGCCAAAAGTTCTGAATTCACTAAGTACAGGTTTGCCAGGTCTGGATGAGGTAATCCAGGGGATAAGGCCGGGAGACAATATTGTATGGCAGGTAGAATCCATCGAGGATTACATTCCCTTCACAGAATATTTCAGCAGGGAATCACAAAAAACCGGTAATCCGCTTATTTATTTCCGCTTTGCAGATCATCATCCTCTTATTGCCGATGATATCGATGCTCTGAGATATGAACTTCATCCAGAGGAGGGGTTCGAGAACTTTATTTCTGCTATCTTCTCTGTGATAGAGAGGGTCGGTTTCGGGGCCTGCTACATTTTTGACTGCCTCTCAGAGCTTTCCGTAGACTGGTACAGTGACCGGATGCTTGGCAATTTTTTCATGCTGACCTGTCCCTATCTATACGACTATGACACCGCCGCCTATTTCGGGCTTCTCAGGAATCATCACATGTCTGCGGCAATCGGGGCGATTCATGATACGGCTCAGGTAATTATCGATGTTCACCGTAAAGATGAGAGGCTCTATGTTCATCCGCAGAAGGTTTATAAGAGATACTCTCCGAGCATGTACACTCTTCATGGCTGGGATGGGGAGCGGTTCAATACGGTGATGTCCAGTGCGATCATATCGGAGATCCTGGAGTGTGATCCCCAGCCCTGGCTTGATTTTTCGGTTCAGCGTGCTGATATCTGGACAAGGAATTTTACACGTGCAGAGATGCTGGTTCAGGGGAAGTACTGTTCCGGGAATTGTGAGGGTGAGGTTGAAGAGCTGAAAGAGCAGCTCTTAAGGATGGCTCTTTCCAGGGATCCCCGTCTGTTGGAACTTGCGCGTCGCTATTTTGATCTGGCCGATCTGGTGAATATTGGAAGAAGGATGATCGGCACAGGGCTTATCGGTGGTAAATCGGCTGGAATGCTGACTGCAAGGGCTATACTGGCAAAAAAAGCTCCTCAGCTATATGCGCTCCTTGAGGTACACGATTCTTTCTTTATCGGTTCCGATGTCTTCTACACCTATCTTGTGCAAAACAAATGCTGGTGGATGAGGCGCAAGCTCAAGAGGAGCGGTTCGATGTATGATGGGGCGGAGGAGATGCGTGAGCGGATGCTCAAGGGGAGTTTTCCCAAAGAGATCGAAGAGCAGTTTGCGCAGATGCTCGATTACTTTGGTCAATTTCCCATAATTGTCCGTTCCAGCAGTCTTCTTGAGGATGCTTACGGAAATGCTTTCTCCGGGAAATACGAGAGTGTGTTTTGTGCCAATCAGGGGACCCCAAGGGAGCGCCTTGAGAGTTTCAAGCAGGCGGTCCGCACTGTGTATGCGAGTACAATGAGCAGGGAGGCTCTCTCTTATCGTGAACACTGGGGACTGATGGAGCATGACGAGCAGATGGCTTTACTGGTGCAGCGTGTCTCTGGTGAGATGCATGGCTCGCTTTTCTTTCCGCATGCTGCAGGGGTGGGATTTTCGTTTAACCCCTTTGTCTGGAACAGTGATATTGATCCCTCCCAGGGAGTGCTTCGTCTGGTGTTCGGGCTTGGTACCAGGGCGGTGGATCGTGCCGATGATGATTATACCAGGATTGTGGCACTCAATGCCCCGCTGAAACGTCCGGAAACCAGTCTTGACGAGGTCAGGCGGTATGCGCAGAGACGTGTCGATGTGATAAATTTAACAAATAATACAACCGAAACACACCGTTTTGAGGATGTGATTCAGCAGTCTCCGAGAGTGCCGGTTGACATCTTTGCTTTCCGCGACGAGGAGATGGAGCAGCGGGGTAAAGAGGCGGGCAGGGATGTGTTTTCCTATGTATTAACATTTGATAAACTGCTTTCTGATACCGGCTTCTGCGATGCGATAAGAGAGCTTCTCAGAGTGCTTCACATCGCTTACGATCATGCTGTGGACATCGAATTTACGCTGAACTTTCTTGATGATAAATCCTTCAGGATAAATCTTGTTCAGTGCAGGCCTTTCCAGGTAAAGGGACAGTTCCGCTCGGTAAATCTGCCCCGTGGAATTCCTCAGGAAAGGATTCTGATGAAGACAACAGGGCCGGTGATAGGAACAAGTCGGGATATGACGGTGGAGCGCCTGATATATGTAGTTCCCGAGGTCTATGGCGGGATGAGCATGGGGGACAGATATTCGGTGGCGAGGCTTATAGGTCGCCTGACACACGCATCCGTGAAGAAGAATGAGGGACGTAAAGCGATAATGCTTCTTGGGCCCGGACGCTGGGGTACGACTACACCATCACTTGGTGTGCCTGTCTCATTTGCGGAGATAAACACTGTTGCTGTACTCTGTGAGATAGCATCGATGCATGAGGGGCTTGTTCCGGATGTATCGCTTGGTACCCATTTCTTCAACGATCTTGTAGAGATGGATATGCTTTACGCGGCGGTATATCCCGGCCGGACGGGAAGTTTCTGTCAGGAAAATCTTATTATGAGTATACCCAACCGGATAGGTGAACTGGTTCCGGATGCATCGATCTGGAGCCGTGCAGTGCATGTGATTGAATCAGGGGGTGAGGCCGGCAGCATGAGATTGACAATTGATTCGATGAAACAGGAAGGGATGTTGTATATATGA